One Asterias rubens chromosome 1, eAstRub1.3, whole genome shotgun sequence genomic region harbors:
- the LOC117306771 gene encoding ras-related protein Rab-4B, with protein MSESYDFLFKFLVIGSAGTGKSCILHQFIESKFKQDSNHTIGVEFGSKIINVGGKSVKLQIWDTAGQERFRSVTRSYYRGAAGALLVYDITSRETYNALTKWLTDARTLASHNIAIILCGNKKDLDADREVTFLEASRFAQENEMMFLETSALTGENVEEAFLKCARSILTKIESGELDPERMGSGIQYGDSTLRKVTRTPANADNRCGC; from the exons ATGTCGGAGTCTTACG attttttgtttaagttccTCGTAATCGGAAGTGCTGGTACTGGTAAATCATGCATCCTTCATCAGTTTATTGAAAGCAAAT TCAAACAAGATTCAAATCACACAATTGGTGTTGAGTTTGGATCGAAGATCATCAACGTCGGTGGCAAGTCAGTCAAACTACAAATATGGGACACAGCGGGTCAAGAAAGATTTAG ATCTGTCACGAGAAGTTACTACAGAGGGGCAGCAGGGGCCCTACTTGTCTATGATATTACAAG TCGTGAAACATACAATGCActcacaaaatggctgacagaCGCACGGACATTGGCTAGTCATAACATTGCAATCATCCTGTGCGGGAACAAGAAGGATCTCGACGCAGACAGAGAAGTTACATTCCTTGAAGCCAGCAGATTTGCACAAGAAAATG AGATGATGTTTTTGGAGACAAGTGCGTTGACTGGAGAAAATGTAGAGGAGGCTTTCTTGAAATGTGCAAGGTCGATACTCACCAAGATTGAATCAG GTGAATTGGACCCAGAGAGGATGGGATCTGGCATTCAGTACGGCGACTCCACACTCCGCAAAGTCACAAGGACACCGGCCAATGCAGACAATAGATGTGgctgttga
- the LOC117299631 gene encoding uncharacterized protein LOC117299631: MGLWFSKLTSAFSELVGAGGPPSRILMLGLDAAGKTTILYKLKLNEVVSSIPTIGFNVETVSPMPGLTFTVWDVGGQQKLRQLWRHYYQGTQGLIYVVDSSDKARLYESRDELFGILKNPEITSTVPVVVLANKQDLPGSLGPSDIAQALNLHHLSGHPWHIQGTCAPNGEGIYEAVNVLGKMVREYKKLGSRESRIDLKMGLWSSKLTSALSELAYGPSSHILMLGLDAAGKTTILYKLKLNEEVRSTPTIGFNREMVSPMPGLTFSVWDVGGQQKVRQMWRDLCYQGTQGLIYVVDSSDKARLSESRDELFGILNNPELPSTVPVVVLANKQGLPSSLGPSDIAQALNLHHLSGHPWHIQGTCAPNGEGIYEAVNVLGKMVEEYMYAKYKMGLFLSRLSGAFQSFVSGGAPCRILLLGLDAAGKTTILYKLKLNETVTTIPTIGFNVETVTPAPGVTLTVWDVGGQEKIRALWQHYFRGTEGVVYAVDSADHCRVAEAREELFRVLKGDNMFRGVPVVIMANKQDLPNAMNPSKLSDALQLRNLPRNNPWHIQGTCATNGDGILEAITALGKMVKQFRKEQPRY, translated from the exons ATGGGACTATGGTTCTCAAAGTTGACGAGTGCTTTCAGCGAGCTGGTTGGAGCTGGCGGACCTCCAAGCCGTATACTCATGCTGGGACTCGATGCTGCAG GAAAGACCACAATTTTGTACAAGCTGAAGCTGAATGAAGTTGTGAGTAGCATCCCTACGATAGGTTTCAACGTAGAGACGGTTTCCCCAATGCCTGGACTTACCTTCACAGTGTGGGATGTAGGCGGTCAGCAGAAACTACGACAGCTGTGGAGGCACTACTATCAAGGCACCCAGG GTCTGATATATGTAGTTGACAGCAGTGATAAGGCACGTTTATACGAATCGAGAGACGAACTATTCGGTATTCTCAAGAACCCCGAGATTACCTCCACAGTACCCGTAGTCGTCCTCGCCAACAAGCAAGACTTACCCG GTTCCCTTGGACCGTCTGACATTGCACAAGCTTTGAATCTTCATCATCTATCTGGACATCCCTGGCACATCCAAGGAACGTGTGCTCCAAACGGAGAAGGCATCTACGAAGCAGTTAACGTCTTAGGGAAGATGGTTCGAGAGTACAAGAAGCTGGGGTCGCG tGAGTCCCGTATAGACCTAAAGATGGGACTATGGTCTTCAAAGTTGACGAGTGCGCTCAGCGAGCTGGCTTACGGTCCTTCCAGCCATATACTTATGCTGGGACTCGATGCTGCAG GAAAGACCACAATTTTGTACAAGCTGAAGCTGAATGAAGAAGTGAGAAGCACCCCTACGATAGGTTTCAACCGAGAAATGGTTTCCCCAATGCCTGGACTTACTTTCTCAGTGTGGGACGTAGGCGGTCAGCAGAAAGTACGGCAAATGTGGAGGGATTTATGCTATCAAGGCACCCAGG GTCTGATCTATGTAGTCGACAGCAGTGATAAGGCACGTTTATCCGAATCAAGAGACGAACTCTTCGGTATTCTCAATAACCCAGAGCTCCCCTCCACAGTACCCGTAGTCGTCCTCGCCAACAAGCAAGGCTTACCCA GTTCCCTTGGACCGTCTGACATTGCACAAGCTTTGAATCTTCATCATCTATCTGGACATCCCTGGCACATCCAAGGAACGTGTGCTCCAAACGGAGAAGGCATCTACGAAGCAGTTAACGTCTTAGGGAAGATGGTCGAAGAGTACATGTACGCAA AATACAAAATGGGGTTATTTTTGTCAAGACTGTCGGGTGCTTTTCAGAGTTTTGTGTCGGGTGGAGCTCCCTGCCGAATCTTACTGCTTGGACTTGATGCAGCTG GAAAGACGACTATTTTGTACAAGTTAAAGCTGAACGAGACCGTAACGACAATCCCGACCATCGGATTCAACGTAGAGACGGTGACTCCGGCACCGGGGGTGACTCTGACGGTTTGGGACGTGGGTGGACAGGAGAAGATACGAGCACTCTGGCAACACTACTTCAGGGGCACTGAAG GTGTTGTGTATGCTGTAGACAGTGCCGATCATTGCCGAGTGGCCGAAGCAAGGGAAGAGCTTTTCCGAGTGCTGAAAGGTGACAACATGTTCAGGGGAGTACCCGTTGTCATCATGGCCAACAAGCAAGACTTACCAA ATGCAATGAACCCATCTAAACTTTCTGATGCTCTACAGCTGCGCAATCTACCTCGAAATAATCCCTGGCACATCCAAGGGACATGCGCCACCAACGGCGACGGGATACTCGAAGCAATCACCGCTCTTGGCAAGATGGTGAAACAGTTCAGGAAAGAGCAACCACGCTATTAA
- the LOC117306764 gene encoding ADP-ribosylation factor-like, with protein sequence MGAKSTKMGHVMGKLSDFLHVDCRFSISGDRESRILILGLDAAGKTTILYRVKLGEAVTTIPTIGFNVETVTPVPNVTLCVWDVGGQQKVRALWQHYFCETHGLIFVVDSADRGRLWEARDELFRVVSNPNMTKGIPVLVLANKQDLPGAYNAARISEVMDLQSLSDNHPWMVIETQASTGEGLQEAFKTMARMVKQFHKDSSKAELGNSKSGDATEV encoded by the exons ATGGGTGCCAAATCAACCAAAATGGGCCACGTCATGGGCAAACTGTCTGACTTTTTACATGTGGACTGTCGGTTTTCTATCAGTGGGGATAGAGAGTCGCGTATACTGATCCTGGGTTTGGACGCTGCCG GTAAAACCACCATTTTATACCGGGTGAAACTCGGCGAGGCAGTCACGACAATACCCACAATCGGCTTCAACGTAGAAACAGTCACTCCTGTACCCAATGTCACCCTATGCGTGTGGGACGTGGGCGGTCAGCAGAAAGTCAGAGCACTATGGCAACACTATTTCTGCGAAACTCACG GCCTTATATTCGTGGTGGACAGTGCCGATAGAGGGCGCTTGTGGGAGGCGAGAGATGAGCTGTTTCGAGTGGTGTCGAATCCTAACATGACTAAAGGAATTCCAGTTCTTGTCTTAGCGAATAAGCAAGATTTACCAG GAGCATACAATGCAGCACGCATCTCAGAAGTGATGGACCTTCAGAGTCTCTCGGACAATCATCCGTGGATGGTAATAGAAACCCAGGCCAGCACGGGAGAGGGTCTCCAAGAAGCCTTTAAAACCATGGCTAGAATGGTCAAACAATTCCATAAAGACTCCAGTAAAGCAGAGCTTGGAAACTCCAAATCGGGAGATGCAACAGAGGTCTAG